The following are from one region of the Mustela lutreola isolate mMusLut2 chromosome 7, mMusLut2.pri, whole genome shotgun sequence genome:
- the TRMT5 gene encoding LOW QUALITY PROTEIN: tRNA (guanine(37)-N1)-methyltransferase (The sequence of the model RefSeq protein was modified relative to this genomic sequence to represent the inferred CDS: deleted 1 base in 1 codon): MTLVSWWRTVMMSSRASLSTSDPFPTRTRACEGCSLGVSRGATPGIGMVTLVRWILPRPFGFSRILFKVENCRISESESLTPLSWTSQIQKHSRAPFLLDQRKKFSTMPEIETDQRDSELFSPPSNVRGMTKLDRTAFKKTVTIPVLKVRKEIVDKLMRSLKRAALQRPGIKRVIEDPEDEESRLIMLDPYKIFTDDSFERAELSILKQLNVNPQISKYSLELTYENFKSEEILKAVLPEGQDVTSGFSRVGHIAHLNLRDHQLPFKHLIGQVMIDKNPGITSAVNKINNIDNTYRNFQMEVLSGEENMMTKVRENSHTYEFDFSKVYWNPRLSTEHSRITELLKPGDVLFDVFAGVGPFAVPAAKKNCTVFANDLNPESHKWLLHNCKLNKVDQKVKVFNLDGKDFLQGPVREELMQQLGPLSKERKHSVHIVMNLPAKAIEFLSVFKSLLDGPPCSTELLPIVHCYSFSKDPNPAKDVQQQAGAVLGISLEACSSIHPVRNVAPNKEMLCITFRIPAAVLYKNQTLNLENHDDPPLKRQRTEKKVFSEEKTQIASVT, translated from the exons ATGACGCTCGTCTCTTGGTGGCGAACGGTGATGATGTCATCGAGGGCCAGCCTTTCCACGAGTGACCCGTTTCCGACCCGCACCAGAGCCTGCGAGGGGTGTAGTCTTGGAGTCAGCCGCGGAGCGACGCCGGGAATTGGGATGGTGACGTTGGTGAGGTG GATCTTACCGAGGCCATTTGGATTCTCAAGAATACTTTTCAAAGTGGAAAACTGTAGAATATCTGAATCAGAATCACTGACTCCACTATCTTGGACATCACAAATACAGAAGCATAGCAGAGCACCTTTCTTGttggatcaaagaaaaaaattctcaactaTGCCTGAAATAGAAACAGACCAGAGAGACTCTGAATTGTTTTCACCACCCTCTAATGTTCGAGGAATGACAAAACTTGATagaacagcttttaaaaagacagtaacCATCCCAGTGCTTAAAGTTAGGAAAGAAATAGTCGATAAATTGATGCGATCCCTTAAAAGGGCAGCACTGCAGCGCCCAGGCATAAAACGTGTGATTGAAGATCCAGAAGATGAAGAAAGTAGACTAATTATGTTGGATCcctataaaatatttactgatgaCTCCTTTGAGAGAGCAGAACTCAGTATTTTAAAGCAGCTTAATGTCAATCCACAGATTTCTAAATACAGTTTGGAACTAACTTATGAAAACTTTAAGTCAGAAGAAATCTTGAAAGCTGTGCTTCCTGAAGGTCAAGATGTGACTTCAGGTTTTAGCAGAGTTGGACATATTGCCCATCTGAACCTTCGAGATCATCAACTACCTTTCAAGCACTTAATTG GCCAAGTTATGATTGACAAAAATCCAGGAATCACCTCAgcagtaaataaaatcaataatattgataataCATACCGAAATTTCCAAATGGAAGTGCTATCTGGAGAGGAGAACATGATGACCAAG GTTCGAGAAAACAGCCACACCTAtgaatttgatttttcaaaagtCTATTGGAATCCTCGTCTCTCTACAGAACACAGTCGTATCACAGAACTTCTCAAACCTGGGGATGTACTGTTTGATGTTTTTGCTGGGGTTGGGCCTTTTGCCGTTCCAGCAGCAAAGAAAAACTGCACTGTATTTGCTAATGATCTCAATCCTGAATCCCATAAATGGCTGTTGCACAATTGTAAATTAAATAAAGTGGACCAAAAGGTGAAAGTCTTTAACTTGGATGGGAAAGACTTCCTTCAAGGACCAGTGAGAGAAGAGTTAATGCAGCAGCTGGGACCActgtcaaaagaaagaaaacactctgTGCACATTGTCATGAACTTGCCCGCAAAGGCTATCGAGTTTCTCAGTGTTTTCAAGTCACTTTTAGATGGGCCACCATGCAGCACTGAGCTTCTTCCCATAGTGCACTGTTACAGCTTTTCCAAAGATCCTAATCCTGCTAAGGATGTTCAGCAACAAGCTGGGGCTGTGTTAGGCATTTCCTTGGAGGCATGCAGTTCAATTCACCCAGTAAGAAATGTAGCCCCTAACaaggaaatgttatgtatcacctTCCGGATTCCTGCTGCTGTACTCTACAAGAACCAGACCCTAAATCTAG AGAATCATGACGATCCACCTCTTAAACGCCAGAGGacagaaaaa aaagtcttttcagaagaaaaaactcAAATTGCCTCAGTCACTTAA